The Bacillota bacterium genomic sequence GCTCCACGCCCCTGGATTTCAATGGCGACAACACAGCCGACCCCTGCATTGAGCTGAACTTTGGCGGCTCTGGTTTTACCGATGACCAGATTTCCGCCATTATGAAAAACATAGACGCAGCTCTGGATGATGGAAACCTTGCCACTGGTATGTTTCGTTATCGTCCAAGCACCAACTGGCCCCAACATACAGCTTATTACTGCGTAGCGTACAGCAATTGATTACGCTCTTTGCTGGCGGCCCTTATGAAAAGAGCCGTCCCCTGCAATTATGACAAAGGGGTAGTACTTGTTCATGTTCTGTCTTACTTTTAAACAACTTTTTCCAAGCGCATGTAAGAACAGCCGTCGCTCCGCCTTCACCCTAGTGGAGCTTTTAGTGGTCATCGCCATCATCGAGGTGATGGCGGCCATCATCACTCCCAGCGCTTTCAAAGCGGTAGAAAAGGCGAAGATATCCCGGGTCGTTGCCGACGTGCGCGCCATAAAGGCGGCCGGTTACGCCTATTACGCCGATACCGGTGACTGGCCGAAGGCAGGGCAGGATTCTTACGACCCCGGCTCCGGCGACGACTACGGCTTCCGGTACTTCATGGAGACCGACGGCAGCAGTGGCTGGAACGGGCCGTACCTGGAGAAGCCGCCCGGCGCCACACCCTGGGGCGGTCGCTACCGTTACTGGAAGAGCGTAATAAGCGGTACTGTCTATGACGCCGCGGGTAATTCGACTGCAGTTAACAACACCAAATGCGCCGTGGTCACCATTGGCGGCTTTCCCGACCGGGGTATCCGTGACGCCGTGGATCGGCGCATCCGGGAGAGTGTCGGTTACTCCTATGTGGGGGAGGAAAACGGCACGTACTATATCTCGGTGATCATCTGGATGGAGGGGTTGTAGCGCCGGCGCGCTTGGCTACCGGGCCGGGTGTGCAGCCCGCTTTGCCACATGCGGGAGGGATTTGGGTTGCTTAAACGAGTGTGTAAAGGTGAAAAAGGCTTCACGCTGGTGGAGCTTCTGGTGGTTATCGCCATCATCGGAGTGCTGGCCGCAATTGTGCTGCCAAATACATTTCAGTCCACCGAAAAAGCCAAAATCGCCCAGGCCTATGAGACTGCTAAGGCGATAAAGTCGGCTGCACTACAGTACTATGCGGATACAGGGCACTGGCCCGCGATGACTGACAATTACAGTGACATCAATGGCTTCTTGAAAGATGACGGCATGCCCGGGTGGAACGGGCCGTACCTGGAGAAATGGAAATTCAGCCCCTGGAACGGTCGGCTGCGTTGGGACACGAGCATAAACGTAACCGGGGGACCTGCCAAGGACGCGATTATTGTTTTCGACGATGACCATACACGGGATTCCAATGATAACCAGGGTAAGATTCCGCGTCGGTCAATGGAAGAAATCGACCGTACCCTTGATGATGGGAATCTGGCTACAGGGTTTGTGCAGGGAGACGGGGAAGGGTATGCAGCGGCTAAGGGAGAACTGGTCATTGTACTGGTGGCGGATGTGCAGCAGTAGTCAAGACAGGGTGTTTTTGCAAATTTATGTAGAGAGTTTTGGCCAACTGATTTCATTTGGCGTGTGAGAAGTGCTCTTTAAAAGCTGATGACAATATGTTTAGATTTCCTAGCCTTTGCCGTGATAGCCGCGGCTTCACCCTGGTAGGGCTTCTGGTGGTTATCGCCATCATCGGCATCCTGGCCGCCGTAATTCTTTCTAACGCCTTTAAGGCTATTGAGAAAAGCAAAGTGGCGGCGGCCGAGGCCGACTACAGGGCGATCAAAGCAGCGGTGTTAAGCGCGTATACGGATACGGGGACCTGGCCGCCTTCTTCGCAGCAGCAAGGTCAGGACCCCGGCCTCGTGGATAAAGGCAACTGGAAGAACGGTGCCCAGGATACGTGGAACGGCTCCTACCTGGAGCGCTGGCCGGGCAAGAACCCGTGGGGAGGCTATTACACTTATGTAAACGGCATTTTTGAATTTCTAAAGCCGGACTCGCGGGGATTCCGCTAGGTTCCCTGCCGGGTGCAGGATCATCTCCGCTTACGGGTGCCGCCAGAAAGTTGCAGGAAGATTTGGGGGAAGATGTTGTCAATTTTAACAGCGGTATCACCTACATTTTGATTTCTAAGGACCAGTAAGGCGCGTGCTGTGGCGAAGGCTATTTATGGATGGACACACGGTTACCGAATAAGTTTTACAGAAGTAAAGGATAAAGAAAGTATGTTTTGGGTCCTTTTCTTACTGGGTCTTTTTATCGGCAGTTTCCTAAACGTGGTCATTTACCGCATGCCGCGGGGGGAATCGGTGGTTGCGGGCAGGTCGCGCTGCCCCGCCTGCGGGCAGGCGCTGGCCTGGTACGATCTCGTCCCAGTGCTGAGCTACCTTGCCCTGCGGGGGAGGTGCCGCTATTGCAGGACGCCGATTTCCCCGCGGTATCTCCTGGTGGAGCTGTTGACCGGCGCGGTCTTTGCCGCGCTCTTTTACCGTTTCGGGCCGACGCCGGCGCTGGCCAAGTATCTTTTTCTCGGTGCCGTCTTGATCGCGGCCACCTTCATCGACCTGGAGCACTACCTGATCCCGGACCGCCTTGTGCTGGCCGGGCTGGCGGGCGCCGCTGTCCTGGGGTTTGCTGCCGGTGACGTAGGAATCTGGTCGGCTCTGGCGGGATGCGCTGCGGGAGCAGGATTTTTGCTTCTCGTTGTCGTAATTAGCAAGGGCGGCATGGGAGGCGGGGACGTCAAGCTTGCTGCAGTGACGGGGCTTTTTCTGGGGTGGCCGTTAGGCTCCTTAGGGATCTTTCTGGGCGCCTGCGTGGGTGGGCTGGTGGCTTTTTTTCTTTTGCTTTTCAGGATTAAAGGGCGGAAAGACCCTCTTCCCTTCGGGCCTTTTATTGCTCTGGGCTCTTTCCTTGCTCTGCTGTGGGGAAAAGAGGTCATTTCCTGGTACCTGGGCCGCTTCTGGTGATGGGGTAAAGTGATGTTCGGTCTGCCTTTGAAAAAGCGCGGGGCCTTGTCCGGCTTTACGCTCCTGGAAGTTTCCCTTGCTGTTCTCGTGGTTGGGATCCTGTTCTCTGTGGCGGTCCCGGATCTCAGGAGGTGCCTCGGGCGCTGCCGCCTCCAGACTGCCGCCGACCAGCTCGCGGGAGACATCAGAGAAACCAGCCAGCTTGCCCTGAACGAGGAAAGCTCCCTTTACTCCATCAAGTTTTACCCGTCTCCAGGCAACGCCTATTATGTGAAGAAGTCTGCAAATCTGGGGCCGCGGGTGGTGAAAGCGGTCAGTCTCCCGTCCGGAGTTGTACTCGAGAACACGAACTTTACCGATCACGAGCTCAGGTTCTCGGCGAAAGGCACGCCCACTGCAGGCGGCACAGTTACTTTGAGAGACGGGGTTTCGGGCTCTTTCAAGTACGTGATCGTGGCTGCGGTCACAGGGAGGGTGCGTGTGAGTGACCAGGCTCCGAAGAATGTGGAGGACATCTGATCCGGGAGAGCGAGCCTTCACTTTGGTCGAGGTGCTCATTGCTGCGGCCGTCGTGGCGGTTGCTCTCGTACCCCTGTTTGGCCTCTTTGTCCACGGAACGCGCTGGACCGCCGACTCCCGCCACCTGATCACGGCCGTTAACCTGGCTCAAAATAAGCTCGAGGAGCTCAAAAACGCACGCTTTGAAGATGTAAGTACCCGGCCCGACCCGGGGGCGCTGCCGCTCCAGTTTCAGGAAGACAGCACCTACTCTTACCGTGTTGATGTCGCTTCAACGGGGCCGAATCTCAAGACCGTGACGGTCACCGTTTACTACGAGACCGCGTCCGGGCCCAGGACCGTTTCTTTGACTATGGATAGGGGCCGGTGGAGGGAATGAGGGGAGTTTCAGGAAGAAAAAATGGTTTTGTTCTGGTTGAGGTCCTGATTGCCTCCCTCGTTTTGGCCGTGGTCTTTGGGGCAGCCCTGCTCCTCTACCAGCGGGGAGTGGTGAGCTGGCTGAGGACGCGGGACAGGGTGGAGGTTCAGGAGAACCTGCGCCTTGGACTTGACCGGATGAGCAGGGAGCTGCGGGGCGCCCTCTACCTCGTGGAGGCGAAGCCTGATTCGGTGATGTTTTTCAGCTCCGATGAGAAGTATATCTCCTACTATGTTAGGTACTCCGACACTGCCAAGTCCTGCCAGCTCCTGCGCGGTGTCGGCGGCACTGCGAACCCGGTGGCCAGCTACGTGACCGCTCTCGAAATCACGTACGAACCGGCAGAAACTGCAGACCCGAAAAAGATAACCTTTGTGCACATCCGGCTCACGGGCGAGAAGGACAGAAGCGGCACCGTCACCATGAGCACAGGTGTGCGCCTGCGCTCTGTTTAAAACACGTCCGGGAGTGAACTGTTTGCCGGGGGTGCAAGAAGAAATTTGGGCGGACAGAAAAAGAGCTTGGAGCGCGCCCAGGCCTTGGTCCTGGTAATGGTGGTGCTGTTTATTCTGCTCTTGCTGGCGACGGCAGTGGTGACTCTCGCGGGGGGCCACCGGAGAAACGCCGCTTACCAGCGCGACCTCGTCCAGGCGTACTACGCCGCCGATGCCGGCGTGGAGAGGCTGCTCGTGAAGATCAGGGAAGAACCCGGGTGGTACGCTGGGCTGCCCTTTAACTTGGAGCAAACTGTTTTCGCTCACGTTTCCTATGCCGGAGGCGAAATCCAGGAGGTAAGAGTGAAAAAAGAAGAGGCTGTCGGGCCTGGCACGAAAATTGTTATTACTTCCGTCGGCACCTTTCACACGGCACGCAGGACCATCGTGGCGAGCGTTCTTGTCTCCGGGGTCTCCGACCTCGTGAGGGGCATCAGCATTCTCCCGCCGGTGGCGCAGGATCTTACCATCAGCGGCAATTTTTCGCTTATTCCGGACCCCGGATACAAAGGAGACAAAAAGGTTTTGTTTGTCTTGAACGGCAGCCTTACCCTCTCGGGGTCGACCGAGATCCGTGGCGATGCCTACGCCTCCGGAAGCATCACCGAGCAACACGACAACATTAAGGGAAATACTTATCCGAATCACCCGGGTTTTCCCTCGTTCCCTTCCCTGGATGTGGAGCACTACAAATCCAGGGCCCTCGAAAGCTACCAGTACTACCAGGGCGACAAAACGTTCGGTGGCAAGAATGAAACCACCTCTTACAGCGGCATCTATTTTGTTGAGGGGAATGTCGAGATCTCGGGAAGATACAGCGGGCAGGCTGTGATAGTGGCGAGGGGCAAAATAGAGGTTACCGGCGACCTGAAGGCGGACAACACTGCAAGCGACATGCTCGTCCTCATCTCCCTCGGGGACGTTGACATCAAGAACCACGAGGTAGACGCGGTGGTGGTTGCCAAAGGAAGGTTTTCTGCGCAGGGAAATGCTTCTCTGTACGGGGGGGTGCTCGCCCAGGGATTAGACTTCCCCGGGCAGGGCGGAGGCAGGGTGACGATTGCCTGTAACCCCGACCTGGTCGTCCAGAACATCCCCTCAGAAGTTGCCCAAGGAACCTCAATGAGCCTCAAGGTCGAGTCCTGGAAGGAGCAATATCCTGTCCTGTGATGTGGAAGCCGGGAAGATTTTTTAGAAAAGCCGAGTTTACAGGGGTTGACATCGGTACGGAGTACATCAAGGTGGCTGCAGCGCGTGCCGCCTCCGGCGCGCCCGAGGTTACTGCGCTCGCCCTCGCGCCTACTCCGCCTGCTGCCTGGAGCGAAGGCCTGCTCGCGGGGGAAGTTGTAGCTGCTTTGGAGAAGATTGTTGCGGAGGCGGGGGCGCCTGCCGGGAAGGTGATCGCGGCCATCACCGGAGAGAAGGTAATCTCGCGGGACATCCGCGTGCCCCCCATGCCCCGGAAGGAGCTCGAGTCAGCGCTCAGGTGGGAGGCCGAGCGTTACATCCCGGTGCCCCTCGAGGAACTGGTGGTCAGAAGCGTGGTTTTGGGAGAAGTGAAAGGAGAGCGGGGGCCGGAACTGCACGTTCTCCTGGCGGCGGCTCCAGAGCGTTTGGTCAGGAATTACTACGAACTTTTTTTGCGGGCCGGGCTCAATCTGGTAGCCGTTGACCTCCAGAGTCTGGCGCTGTGGCGCCTGTTTGTAGGTGCTTCACGCCAGAAGGGCGCCGGGTCTTGGGTGATCCTTGACATCGGGGCGAAATTTTCCCAGCTCGTCATCGTCCGGGATGGAGAGATGGCCTACACGAGGGTTCTTCCCCAGGGAGGTTCCGGGTTTGAAGGAATAAAGACTTTGGATGGAAGCGGGAGCGGGCCTGAACTGAGCGAGATCAACAGCGCGATCTTCAGGATGGCTTTCGAGGACTACGCCCGTCAGGTGCGGCGCTCTCTTGATTGGTATTTGACCCAGGAGCGCCAGAGCACGATCGAGAGGGTGCTTTTAAGCGGGGGCGCGGCTAACATCGAAGGGATCCCCGGCCACCTTGCCGAATTGTTGGGAGTACCTGTGGAGATTGGCGAGCCTCCCGTCCGGTTCAACAGCAGGCTGCGCCAGACTTACAACCCGTCTTTCGCTGTGGCCATCGGCCTTGCGCTTTGGGAGTTGGTGAGATGAACTACCAGATTAATCTCCTTCCAGCAGATCTGGTACGCCCGCCCTTGATGGAGGGTGTTTCGTGGCAGCACGTCCTGCTTGCCGGAGTTGGTGTGGTGCTGCTGGGGAGTTATGCCTTGTTTTTGGGGTTTTATTTCGGCACCCGGGCAGAGCTAAAGAAACTTGAAAGAGAATTAGCTACCCTCCGGCCCGGGGTAGAGCAGGTGAAGATGATCAGAAGGGAGCGGGAGGGTGTCGAGAAAAACCTTGAAGCGTGGCGCCAGGTTATCCAGCAGCGCCAGACCTGGTCCGGTTTCCTGAACGACCTGAACTCCGCCCTCCCGGTTGACACCTGGCTGACCAGGGTTTCCATCTCCGCCGCGGGTAAGGAGGAGAAGGGCTTGGATGCACCTGCTGGCTCCGGAGGAGGCGCGGCGGGGAGTTCGGCACCGCCTGTTGCTCCACCCAAGGCTGATGCGGTGGTTATTGAGGGTGCATCCCTTACCCCTCCCTCGGTTGGCGTTTTTCTCAATAACCTGTACCACCTGCCTTACTTCGAGGACTTGAAGCTAGAGGAGTGCGCCCTTGCCAGGGACGGGAGTTTTACTTTCAAAATCGTGGGAAAGAAGGGGGTTTCCCGTTGATCAGGTGGGCAAACCTGACAAGGCGCGAAAAAGCGGCGGTGGCGGGCCTTTTAGTTTTTACAGGCTCTTTGCTTTTTTATTATACCCTTTTGGGGCCTCAGATGAGAACTTACAGGGAGGACCGGGAAAGGGTCATTTTCTTGCAGAACCAGGTGCGGAGGGAGCGGGCTTTAATCGGAAACTTGAAACATGAAGAAGCCGCCCTGGCTGCAGCGAAGCAAAAGTTAGATCTTTTAAAACCTTACTTTGAAGCGGAGGTGCGTGATGGTCGGGCTTTCGCGAAGCTGGGCCTCGAGGCTGTCAAGAACCGCGTTTCCATCAAGAGCTTCCGTTTGGGAAAACCAACCGGCAAAACCTATTACGTGGAACTGCCCCTCGAGTTCGAGATCGGAGGGTGGTATCTTGATGTCTTGAGTTTTTTGAGGAGTGTCGAGGCCTTTCCGAACATCTCCGAGATTAGAAAGCTAGTGATCGAGCCCCAAGCTTTTGGGGAAGGGCAGAGCGGAGAGAAGTTCCCTTCCCTGACCAACGGGTTTGTTACGGCACGTTTTACGGTAGTTGTTTTTGCCTCACCAAAACCTGAAGAGGAGTTCAAGTTCGAAGAACTGGGGGATTGGCTTCTGGGCCGCGGCAATCCCTTTCTCTCCGTCCGGGGCGGAACTCCCGCGCCTGGTGTCGTTCCCCCTAACACTGTTGTAACCCCGGACTACCAGCACCAGGCTCAGCCGCCAGCTCCCGAGAACCAGGCGGAGCAGGTTTCGCCTGGTGCCGGCGTTTCGCCGGAGCAGGAAAGGGGCTCGAGTTTGCTGCCGCTCAAGTAGTCTGTCCTAAGGCTTGAGAGGCTGCTTCGGCGCGGCTGCTTTGAACGCGGAGCTCTTTTAGCTGGAAGGCCCGGGTGATGCTTGCGGCGAGCGCTGCAACCAGCGCCTCCTGGCAGGCAAAGATGGGGGAGTTGGGGTCCCCTGTTTTATAGTCCCGGTAAATTTCAATGTGCAGGCCGAAGATCCTCCTTCCTTTAAGCTGCAGTTCCCTGATCTTCCTGAAAAGGTATGTTTTAGTTGCCCGCATCACGACTTTTTTGTCAAAGGGAAAAAGTCCGACCGATGGTTGAGGCAGAGGAAAATCTTCTTTCCAGTAACGGCTCAGGGTTTGAGGGAGCAAAGCACGGAGAGAGGCGAGTTTCTCTCCAAACTCTTTGTCCAGCGGGTGGTACGGCTCGAACTCAAATCCGCACGAAAGCTCGAGGTCGTAGCGGCCGCGGACATGCCCGTGAATCTCCAGAAAGAGTTCGACGGGATTGGCAAGAGCATGGCCCTGGTACGTGAGGCAGAGATCGCGAAGTTCCGGAGACGGCGCCAGAGAGGGGTCCTTGTTGAGATCCACAAGGGGTCGCAGTCCCTCGGCTACGAGAAGGTTTGCTCTGAGGGAGGAGGCAAGGAGGGTGGCGATTTCTCTGGTGAAATAATCAGACCCGGGAGTGCAGCCGTGGTGGGGGGCGGCCACCACGATTTCTTTTCTCTCTCCCTGCCGGTAAAAAAGGGCATCCTGCGGGTTGTGTTTCTTGGCCATTTTTTCACCCGCTTTTTCGAGCAGTCCTGGTACCATACTTTTATTTATTACGCAGAGAAGTTAACTCCTGCTGCCGGGGGCTTTACCGGCCGGAGCCGGGAAATTTCATGTTTTTTGCCTGGCTCTTTTTCCTGGTATAGGGGGCGCAGAAAAAGTAGACAATAGGAAGCAGCAGGAGTATGATGGATAGTAATAACAGTAATATAAAGAAAATAATACTAAGCGAGACGGAGGAGCAAAATGCTGGAGAAGGCAGATCTCGAGGAGATTTTGCAGGTTGCCCGGAAAGGCGGGGATTTTGCGGAAGTTTTTCTCGAAAAGAGGGAAATTACAAAAATCGGCTGTGAAGCGAGAAAAATCGAAAGGGTGATTACAGGAGCCGAGCAGGGGGCCGGAATCAGGGTCCTGCGCGAGGAGCACACCGCTTACGGCTACACCAACGCCCTGGATAAAGAAAATTTAATTGCGCTTGCCCGCCAGGTGGGGCGGGCGGCGCGGGAGAAACCGGAGGCGCGGGTGGTGCTGGAAACCCGGGAGTCTCCCGTTGCCCTTCCGATCAGGCAGCGCCCGGATCAGGTGGAAATCGAAAGGAAGGCCGCCCTTGTCCGGGCTGCTGATGAGGCGGCGCGGAGTGTCAATGAGAAGCTGGTGCGCCAGGTTACCGTAAACTACGGTGATGTCATCCAGCGGGTTAC encodes the following:
- a CDS encoding prepilin-type N-terminal cleavage/methylation domain-containing protein, which gives rise to MREGFGLLKRVCKGEKGFTLVELLVVIAIIGVLAAIVLPNTFQSTEKAKIAQAYETAKAIKSAALQYYADTGHWPAMTDNYSDINGFLKDDGMPGWNGPYLEKWKFSPWNGRLRWDTSINVTGGPAKDAIIVFDDDHTRDSNDNQGKIPRRSMEEIDRTLDDGNLATGFVQGDGEGYAAAKGELVIVLVADVQQ
- a CDS encoding prepilin-type N-terminal cleavage/methylation domain-containing protein, producing MFRFPSLCRDSRGFTLVGLLVVIAIIGILAAVILSNAFKAIEKSKVAAAEADYRAIKAAVLSAYTDTGTWPPSSQQQGQDPGLVDKGNWKNGAQDTWNGSYLERWPGKNPWGGYYTYVNGIFEFLKPDSRGFR
- a CDS encoding prepilin peptidase, yielding MFWVLFLLGLFIGSFLNVVIYRMPRGESVVAGRSRCPACGQALAWYDLVPVLSYLALRGRCRYCRTPISPRYLLVELLTGAVFAALFYRFGPTPALAKYLFLGAVLIAATFIDLEHYLIPDRLVLAGLAGAAVLGFAAGDVGIWSALAGCAAGAGFLLLVVVISKGGMGGGDVKLAAVTGLFLGWPLGSLGIFLGACVGGLVAFFLLLFRIKGRKDPLPFGPFIALGSFLALLWGKEVISWYLGRFW
- a CDS encoding prepilin-type N-terminal cleavage/methylation domain-containing protein — its product is MFGLPLKKRGALSGFTLLEVSLAVLVVGILFSVAVPDLRRCLGRCRLQTAADQLAGDIRETSQLALNEESSLYSIKFYPSPGNAYYVKKSANLGPRVVKAVSLPSGVVLENTNFTDHELRFSAKGTPTAGGTVTLRDGVSGSFKYVIVAAVTGRVRVSDQAPKNVEDI
- a CDS encoding prepilin-type N-terminal cleavage/methylation domain-containing protein, whose product is MRGVSGRKNGFVLVEVLIASLVLAVVFGAALLLYQRGVVSWLRTRDRVEVQENLRLGLDRMSRELRGALYLVEAKPDSVMFFSSDEKYISYYVRYSDTAKSCQLLRGVGGTANPVASYVTALEITYEPAETADPKKITFVHIRLTGEKDRSGTVTMSTGVRLRSV
- the pilM gene encoding type IV pilus assembly protein PilM, whose product is MMWKPGRFFRKAEFTGVDIGTEYIKVAAARAASGAPEVTALALAPTPPAAWSEGLLAGEVVAALEKIVAEAGAPAGKVIAAITGEKVISRDIRVPPMPRKELESALRWEAERYIPVPLEELVVRSVVLGEVKGERGPELHVLLAAAPERLVRNYYELFLRAGLNLVAVDLQSLALWRLFVGASRQKGAGSWVILDIGAKFSQLVIVRDGEMAYTRVLPQGGSGFEGIKTLDGSGSGPELSEINSAIFRMAFEDYARQVRRSLDWYLTQERQSTIERVLLSGGAANIEGIPGHLAELLGVPVEIGEPPVRFNSRLRQTYNPSFAVAIGLALWELVR
- the pilO gene encoding type 4a pilus biogenesis protein PilO, which translates into the protein MIRWANLTRREKAAVAGLLVFTGSLLFYYTLLGPQMRTYREDRERVIFLQNQVRRERALIGNLKHEEAALAAAKQKLDLLKPYFEAEVRDGRAFAKLGLEAVKNRVSIKSFRLGKPTGKTYYVELPLEFEIGGWYLDVLSFLRSVEAFPNISEIRKLVIEPQAFGEGQSGEKFPSLTNGFVTARFTVVVFASPKPEEEFKFEELGDWLLGRGNPFLSVRGGTPAPGVVPPNTVVTPDYQHQAQPPAPENQAEQVSPGAGVSPEQERGSSLLPLK